A part of Miscanthus floridulus cultivar M001 chromosome 6, ASM1932011v1, whole genome shotgun sequence genomic DNA contains:
- the LOC136456209 gene encoding inactive protein kinase SELMODRAFT_444075-like — translation MMVGSSQQQLLQRKGKSVAGKGAAAATVAAEKVVVAVRAATREISKNAIVWALTHVVQPGGSIILLVVIPAQNSGRKFWGFPLFAGDCASGHKSMLDQKCDLSELCSQMLKKLDEYDIDKINVKYKLVSGAPSGVVAAECKQAQASWVVLDKDLKHEEKRCVEELQCNIVVMKRSQPKVLRLNLVGSPDKESKATCAVPPVLDGSTGKTAADVKEARSSIRGPAVTPNSSPDLETPFGSTEAGTSSASSSDPATSPFSASETNGSLKKEVQATKDKIQHSDVNISDSDSETLSPPANFSLQPWMSDILQGASSRSLGKVPRKTRTATADVLLEKISKLDLLNEISAMRSRSDLNFRGDVRDAVSLARNAPPVPPPLCSICQHKAPVFGKPPRWFSYAELELATGGFSQANFLAEGGFGSVHRGVLPDGQAIAVKQHKLASSQGDVEFCSEVEVLSCAQHRNVVMLIGFCVEDRRRLLVYEYICNRSLDSHLYGRNRETLEWTARQKIAVGAARGLRYLHEECRVGCIIHRDMRPNNILVTHDFEPLVGDFGLARWQPDGDMGVDTRVIGTFGYMAPEYAQSGQITEKADVYSFGVVLVELVTGRKAVDINRPKGQQLLTEWARPFLEEYAIDELIDPRLGERYSENEVYCMLHAANLCIRRDPHSRPRMSHVIRILEGDMVVESGSVTGSSSDSGSRSWRMLNEQHYQEHSSSPAQQESQRAGEGKRSYSALRASWDRDKQSISNRY, via the exons ATGATGGTGGGCTCTtcccagcagcagctgctgcaaaGGAAGGGCAAGTCCGTGGCTGGCAAGGGCGCGGCCGCCGCGACCGTGGCGGCAGAGAAGGTGGTGGTTGCGGTGAGGGCAGCCACCAGGGAAATCTCCAAGAACGCCATCGTCTGGGCGCTCACGCATGTCGTCCAGCCTGGCGGAAGTATCATACTCCTCGTCGTCATCCCGGCACAGAACTCTG GCAGAAAGTTCTGGGGCTTTCCGCTGTTTGCCGGAGACTGTGCAAGTGGCCATAAGTCTATGTTGGATCAGAAATGTGATTTATCAGAGTTGTGTTCTCAAATGTTGAAGAAACTCGATGAGTATGATATAGACAAG ATAAATGTGAAGTATAAGCTTGTTTCCGGCGCTCCTTCTGGTGTTGTTGCTGCCGAGTGTAAGCAAGCACAGGCAAGCTGGGTTGTGCTAGACAA GGATTTGAAGCATGAGGAGAAGCGTTGTGTGGAGGAGCTTCAGTGCAACATTGTTGTTATGAAGCGTTCTCAGCCTAAAGTCCTTCGACTTAATCTTGTGGGATCTCCTGATAAAGAGTCTAAAGCAACATGTGCAGTTCCACCTGTGTTGGATGGTTCTACTGGTAAAACTGCAGCTGATGTTAAGGAGGCACGGAGTTCAATCCGAGGACCTGCTGTAACCCCAAATAGCAGCCCAGACCTGGAGACGCCTTTCGGAAGTACTGAAGCTGGAACTTCCTCTGCCTCGAGTTCGGACCCTGCGACGTCTCCATTTTCTGCTTCTGAAACAAATGGTTCTCTGAAGAAAGAGGTGCAAGCAACAAAGGATAAAATTCAGCATTCAGATGTCAATATTTCTGATTCAGACAGTGAAACATTGAGCCCTCCAGCAAATTTCTCACTTCAGCCATGGATGTCTGATATTCTACAGGGAGCATCCTCAAGATCACTTGGTAAAGTTCCACGAAAAACGCGTACTGCAACTGCAGATGTTTTGCTGGAAAAGATTTCCAAGCTGGATCTCCTGAATGAAATTAGTGCTATGAGAAGCAGGTCAGACTTAAACTTCCGAGGAGATGTTAGGGATGCTGTCTCGTTGGCAAGGAATGCACCTCCTGTACCACCTCCGCTTTGTTCAATATGTCAGCACAAGGCACCTGTTTTCGGAAAGCCTCCTCGGTGGTTTAGTTATGCTGAACTGGAACTTgcaactggtggtttctcccaaGCAAATTTCTTAGCTGAAGGTGGATTTGGGTCTGTTCATCGAGGTGTCCTTCCTGATGGGCAGGCTATTGCTGTTAAGCAACACAAGCTTGCTAGTTCCCAGGGTGATGTTGAGTTCTGCTCAGAGGTGGAAGTTCTTAGTTGTGCACAACACCGAAATGTTGTAATGCTGATTGGTTTTTGTGTTGAGGACAGAAGGCGTTTATTGGTTTACGAGTACATCTGCAACAGATCTTTGGATTCACATCTCTATG GTCGTAATAGAGAAACACTGGAGTGGACTGCACGGCAAAAGATTGCAGTTGGTGCTGCTCGTGGGCTGCGGTACCTCCACGAGGAATGCAGGGTTGGCTGCATAATCCATCGTGACATGAGACCAAACAACATCCTTGTCACACATGATTTCGAACCACTG GTTGGAGATTTTGGCCTGGCGCGATGGCAACCTGATGGAGACATGGGTGTTGACACAAGAGTTATTGGCACATTTGG TTATATGGCACCTGAATATGCACAGAGTGGGCAAATAACAGAAAAGGCTGATGTATACTCTTTTGGGGTTGTGTTAGTGGAACTTGTCACTGGGCGGAAGGCTGTTGACATTAACCGACCAAAGGGTCAGCAGCTTCTAACTGAATGG GCACGCCCATTCTTGGAGGAGTATGCAATTGACGAGCTCATAGACCCACGACTCGGAGAGCGCTACTCTGAAAACGAGGTGTACTGCATGCTGCACGCGGCAAACCTGTGCATAAGACGTGACCCACATTCAAGGCCTCGCATGTCCCAT GTTATTCGCATTCTTGAGGGTGACATGGTCGTGGAATCTGGTTCTGTTACTGGCAGTAGTAGTGATTCTGGGAGCAGAAGCTGGAGAATGCTGAACGAACAACATTACCAGGAGCACAGTAGTAGCCCGGCTCAACAAGAATCGCAGAGGGCAGGAGAGGGGAAACGCTCCTACAGTGCTTTGAGGGCCTCTTGGGACCGAGACAAGCAGAGTATCTCCAACAGATATTAG
- the LOC136458463 gene encoding RGG repeats nuclear RNA binding protein A-like → MGTKNQFDLLVDVDNDDPSHLIAVAEKKAAASPKPAPAAPAKLPTKPPPPAQAVKESRNYGAPARDGAGRGRGGFRGGRTGPRREFGEGNANGVEGGYGGGGFGDSGFPRREEGDGKAMERGRGPRQPYRGGGRRGGYTDGEAGDESARPPRRAYERHSGTGRGYEMKREGAGRGNWGTVTDEALAQETVETEGTPAVAEDENKPEEVPQSEAEKGKEGEPTEAEEPEDKEMTLEEYEKVLEKRKALLGLKSEERKVEVDKELQSMQQLSVKKGDDEIFIKLGSDKDKKKENSEKDERAKKSVSINEFLKPAEGERYYSPGGRGRGRGRGRGDRGGFRGGYSPREFAAAPAPAIQDQAQFPSLGGK, encoded by the exons ATGGGCACGAAGAACCAGTTCGATCTCCTCGTCGACGTCGACAACGACGACCCCTCCCACCTCATCGCGGTCGCCGAGAAGAAGGCGGCCGCGTCGCCCAAGCCGGCGCCCGCCGCCCCGGCCAAGCTGCCCACCAAGCCGCCACCGCCCGCGCAGGCTG TTAAGGAGTCCAGGAACTATGGCGCTCCAGCTCGTGATGGGGCAGGACGTGGTAGAGGTGGCTTCCGTGGAGGCAGGACGGGCCCAAGGCGTGAATTTGGTGAGGGCAATGCCAATGGCGTTGAGGGAGGTTACGGCGGCGGTGGTTTTGGAGATAGTGGCTTCCCGCGGAGAGAGGAAGGTGATGGAAAGGCTATGGAAAGAGGCCGTGGACCACGTCAGCCTTACCGTGGGGGTGGCCGCCGCGGTGGCTATACTGATGGCGAGGCTGGTGATGAGTCTGCTCGGCCCCCTCGCCGGGCCTATGAGCGCCACAGTGGCACAGGTAGAGGATATGAAATGAAGCGTGAGGGAGCTGGCCGTGGCAACTGGGGAACTGTGACTGATGAGGCCCTTGCACA AGAGACAGTAGAAACTGAGGGGACTCCTGCTGTGGCTGAGGATGAAAACAAGCCAGAGGAGGTTCCACAGTCTGAGGCTGAGAAGGGCAAGGAGGGCGAACCAACTGAAGCAGAGGAGCCTGAAGATAAG GAGATGACATTGGAAGAATATGAGAAAGTATTGGAGAAAAGGAAAGCTTTACTTGGACTGAAGTCTGAAGAGAGAAAGGTTGAGGTGGACAAGGAGTTGCAGTCCATGCAACAGCTTTCAGTGAAAAAGGGTGACGATGAAATTTTCATCAAGCTG GGTTCTGACAAGGATAAGAAGaaagaaaactcagaaaaggATGAACGTGCCAAGAAG TCTGTCAGTATCAATGAATTCCTGAAGCCAGCTGAGGGTGAAAGGTACTACAGCCCTGGTGGCCGGGGTCGTGGTCGTGGCAGAGGCCGTGGTGACCGCGGGGGTTTCCGTGGTGGGTATAGCCCTCGGGAGTTCGCTGCTGCGCCAGCACCGGCGATTCAAGATCAAGCACAGTTTCCCTCACTCGGTGGGAAGTGA